In Thermodesulfobacteriota bacterium, the DNA window GTCGCGTCCTCCACGGGGAAGACCGGGGGCTTGGAGCGGTTCAGGATGCGCAGCTCCCGGGCCTGCACCTCGATGGCGCCGGTGGGGAGCGCCGGGTTCTCGGTGCCCTCGGGCCGGGGCGCCACCCGGCCCCGCACGGCCACCACGTACTCGCCGCGCAGGTCGTGGGCCAGGGCGTGGGCCTCGGGGCACAGCTCCGGGTAGAAGACCACCTGGGTGAGGCCGTCGCGGTCCCGCAGGTCGAGGAAGATGAGCCCGCCGTGGTCCCTTCGCCGGTGGACCCAGCCCATGAGGGTCACGTCCCGGTCCCGGTGCTCGGACCGCAGCTCTCCCAGGGTGTGCGTGCGCTTCCAGTCGCCGAGGGTCTGGATCACGGGAGTTCCTCCGAGAAGGGACGGGTAGGGGGTCGAGGGGGAAGCGGGAGAAGCGGCGGTTGCCCGGTCTGTGGGGCGGCCCGCGGTACCCGCGAGCCGGCGGGAGCCGTCATTTGCCCGAGGCCCGCATGAGAATGGCGCTCTGGTCCGAGCCGTGGGGCGCGTGGCACGACAGGCAGTTGACCCGGGTGCGGGTGTGCTGGGTGCCGGTGCCGCGCTCGTGGCACAGCAGGCACAGGCGGTCTTCCTTGGTCTTGAACGCGAACTTCCCGCCCTTCGAGGCGGTGCACGGCGGCCCGGCCGGGGTGTGGCAGGAGACGCAGCCTTCGGTTCCCGCCTCCTCCGCGGCGACGGGGCCGTGAAGGAACTTCATCGAGACGATGGGCCGGTGGCAGCCGCCGGCGATGCAGGTGCCGGCGGCTGCCGTCGCGGGGCCCAGCGCCGGCGCGGCCAGGGTGATCGAGAGCAGCGCCGCAGCAAGCTTTCCTCCCATGGGTCTCATGCCTCCGTCGTCTGGGGAGCCGGGGAGGGCAGCCGAAGGGCCGCCTGGGCCCGGGGCAGGGTCTCCTGGGTCCCGGCAAACAAGTCCTTCACGGTCACGGTCCCTCCCGAGACCTCGTCTTCGGCCAGGATGAGCGCGAATCGCGCGCCGCACCGGTCGGCGGAGCGCATCTGCGCCTTGAAGCTGCGCGCCTCGAAGTCCACTTCGGCCCGGAGGCCGGCGCCGGAGAGCTCCCGGCGCAGGAGCAGGGCGGCCTCCAGGGCGCCTTCGCCCCGATGCACCAGGTAGGCGTCGGGCTTGAGCCGGGGGGCGGCCCCCGTGCCCAGGAGCAGCGCCAGGCGCTCCACGCCCAGGGCGAACCCCAGGGCCGGTATCGGCGGGCCGCCCAGGGTCTGGACGAGGCCGTCGTAGCGGCCTCCCGCGGCCACCGCGTTCTGGGCGCCCAGGTCGCCCGAGAGGAGCTCGAAGGTGGTGCGGTTGTAGTAGTCGAGCCCGCGCACCATGCGCGGGTTGGTGGCAAAGGGCACCCTCTGGGCCGTCAGGAGGGTGCGAACCTGCCCGAAGTGCCCGGCGCACTCCCCGCACAGGTGCTCGGCCAGGGACGGCACGTCCGCGGTCGCCTCCCGGCAGTGAGCGCTCTTGCAGTCGAGCACCCGCAAGGCGTTGGTGTCGAGCCTGCGGCGGCAATTCTCGCACAGGGCGTCGCGGCGGGGCGCCAGGTGCTCCCGAAGCCGCTGCACGTACGCGCGGCGGTCGTCGGGGCAGCCCAGGGAGTTGAGCTCCAGCCGGACCCGGTCCGAGAGCCCCAGGGCGGCAAACAGGTCCCAGAGCAGGCACAGCACGTCGGCGTCGGCCCCCGGCTCGGCCCAGCCGAAGCACTCGGCGCCGATCTGGTGGAATTGCCGCAGGCGGCCCTTCTGGGGGCGCTCCCGCCGGAACATGGGCCCGAGGTAGTACAGGCGGGCCTTGGTTTCGCTGTGGTGGAGGCCGTTCTCGAGATAGGCGCGCACGGCCGACGCGGTGGCTTCGGGGCGCAGGGTCACTGAGGTGCCGCCCGTGTCGGTGAAGGTGTACATCTCCTTCTCGACGATGTCGGTGGCCTCCCCGATGGAGCGGCAAAAGAGCGCCGTCTCCTCCAGGAGAGGGAGCCGGATCTCCTCGAAGCCATACCGGCCGAAGACCCGGCGCGCGGCGCCCTCGATCTTCTGCCACAGGGGCGTCTCGTCCGGGAGCAGGTCCCGGAATCCCTTGAGCCTCTGGATGTTCATGCCGCAATCCCCACAGGCTCTCAGTGGGACCGGGCCGCGTACACGGTGTCCCGGGCGGCTTCCTTGCCCCGGTACATGGCGCGGTCGGCCTGGTCGATGAGCTCTTCGCGCGTCCGGGCGTCGTCCGGGTAGGTGGCGATGCCGATGGACGCGGTCAGCCGGATCGTGCCCCCCTCCCGGCCCAGGAAGCGGTGTTCCTTGATGGCGCACCGGATGCGTTCGGCCACCTCCCGGGCCGCCCCCGGACCGGTGCGGGGCAGCACCACGGTGAACTCGTCGCCGCCGTAGCGAATCACCACGTCCTCGTCGCGCACGTTGTTGCGCAGGATCCGGCTGACCTCGATGAGCACCTGGCCCCCGCACAAGTGCCCATAGGCGTCGTTGACTTCCTTGAAGTAGTCCAGGTCCAGGAAGAGCAGGCTGAACGGCGTCGACGCCCGGTCCGCCTCGGCAATGCTGCGGTCGAGAGCCGTGTCGAGGTACCTGCCGTTGTACAGATCGGTGAGGGAGTCCACGAAGGCCAGCTTGCGGGCCGCCTGGAGCCCCAGGGACCCGCTGTAGGTGATCTCCACCTGGGCAGCCAGGAAACGGGCGCTGTCTTCGTCCTCGCCCAGAAACCCCTTGTCGGGGGTGTCGTGGAAGAGCAGGTAGACGGTGTCCACCCCGCTTCCGTGCCGCAGGGGAACGAGGAGGGCCTCCCGGAGGGTGGGGCCCCCGGCCCCTTCCAGGATGCGGCTCAGACGACTCTTCCCGATCACCTGCACCCGCTGCGCCCCCCGCAGATAGCTCAGCCCCCGGGTCACGAACGCCTCGCGGACCGCCTCGGCTTCGGCTCGCTCGAGACCCCGGCAGTGCCGCAAGGCCATGAAGTGGAGGTCGGAGCCGCTGTGGAGGCACACCCCCGCTCCCGAACGGGTGGCGTGGCAGACGGCGTCGAGACCGAGTGCCAGGACGCGCACCGGGTCCTCCACTGAGGCAAACGAGCGGGAGAGCTCGTAGAGGCCGAGCTGCTGCTTGAGGCGCTCGTTTTCCTGGTACAGGCGCCGTTGGGCCAGGGTCGACTCCACCACGACCGCCAGCTCCTCGGCGGCAAAGGGCTTGCGCAGGTAGTCCCGGGCGCCGCGCTTCAGCGCCTGGACCGCCGTGTCGATGGAGGCGTACCCGGTCATGATCACGACGTCGACTCCGGGGTGGCTCGCCTTCACGGATTCCAGCAGCTCGAGCCCCGTCATCTCGGGCATGTAGATGTCGGCCAGGACGAGCGCCGGTTCTTCCCGCCCGAGAAGCTCCAGGGCCTCGCGCCCCGAGCTCGCCACCCAAACGACATACCCCTCCCGCCGCAGCACCTCGGCGCAGAAGGTGCGGAAGAAGACGTCGTCGTCGACGACCAGGATGGGTGGTTTGACCATGGACCGCGGCCGGGTGGGGGTTGAGCCGCGAAGCTAACAGATGGCCCCAGTGGTGTCAATCGCCGCACCGGACCGCCAGGCCGCGGGTTCCCAGGCGGGCGTGGAGGAAGCCGTCGCGGTGGGTGAGGCAGGCGCGGACCCCTGCCGCGTCCAGGGCGTCGAGGAACACCTGGGCGGGAAGCCCCGGCCGGCCGCTGGCGGAGACGAAGACGGCCGTGGGCCGGACAGCTTCGAGGAAGGGCAGGTGGAGGGCATTGGCGGCGCCGTGGTGGGGGGCCACGAGGAGGTCGCACGGGGCGGCGAAGCCCGTCTCCACAGACCGCTCCTGCCCCCGTGCCTCCAGGTCCCCGGGGAGCAGGGCGCACGCGTCCCTTACGGTGACCCGCACGGCCAGGGAACGGTCGTTCTCCCGCCGCTCGGAAAACCACCGGGCGTCGATTCGAGCCGCCCCGAGGGACGTGGCGTGGCCCTCCGGTCCGATCCAGCGCACCCGGGCGCCGGCTGCCGCGGCTTCCGCCAGGAGGCGTTCGTAGCGGCCGTCCCCCTCGAAGCTCCCCGGAAGCCAGACCTCCCGCGGCCGCCCCCAGCGCACCAGGGCAGGAAGGCCCTCCAGGTGGTCGGGGTGGGGGTGGCTCGAGACCGCGAGGGCGAGCCGACGGCACCCCAGGGCCTGGAGGGCCGGAGCGATGATGGACGCCCCGGGGTCGAAGGCACGGCCCGGAAATCCGGCGCCGTCCACGACCAGCCAGAGGTCCCCGGGCAGGCGAAGCCCCACGGCCTGACCCTGGCCCACGTCGAAGACCCAGAGGTGGGCGTCCCGGGCCAGGAGCGCCTGCGCCCGGCGCACCCCTTCCGGCAGGGCGAGCGACACCGTTCCCACGGCGAGAAGGACCGCCACGGCCCGGCGGGGGCGCGGCGTCGAGAGCACCAGCCCCAGTGCCCCCAGGAGACAGAAGGCGCCCGCAACCCCGAACACCGAGTCGAGTCCGGGCACCGTCAGGTGCGGCGCCAGGGGCGCCAGGGCCTCCTGGAGGGAGAGCAGCGGGCGCAGGGCGGCCCCCGCGGGCTTCCACGCCAGGGCCCCGGCCCCCGGCCACAGGGCTTCGGCCGCGGCGCCGGCCAGCGCCAGGGGCAGGCACACGAAGCCCACCAGGGGTACGGCGACCGGGTTCACGGCGAGCCCCAGGGCGCTTGCCCCCCCGAAGTGGTAGGCCGAGACCGGTGCGGTGGCCAGCGCCGCGGCGACGCAGGTGCAGACGAGGGACCGGAAGCCGCCTCCCGCTCGCGCCAGCAACTGCGCTGCCCGACCCGGGGGCGCCAGGCGGTCCAGGGGGGAAGGCGAGCGGGAAAACTGGCGCTCCAGGCGGGGTCCGAGCCAGAAGAGGCCTGCCAGGGCCGCGAGGGAGAGGTGAAGCCCCGGGTCTCCCAGGACCCGAGGGTCGCCCAGGCCCAGGAGCAGGGCCGTGGACGCCAGGAGCGCCGGGACCGCCGTGGGCCGGGAGAGCCCGGTGCCCACCACCAGGAGCGCCACCATGGCCAGGGCCCGCAGCGTGCTGACCTGGAAGCCCGAGAGGGCGGCGTAGGCGCCGAGCACGGGCAGGGTGAGGATGCGGGCCAGGGGCGGCACCGGGTGGGCCAGGGGCAGCCGGGGAATCCGCACCAAGGGGGCAGAAAAGACCGGGGCCAGGAAGAGGGCGAGAAGCCCCAGGTGCAGGCCCGAGATGGCCACCAGGTGGGACGTGCCCGAGCGTCGGAACGCCTCGGTGGTTTCGGGGGACAGGCTTCCCCGCTCCCCCAGGGCCAGGGCCCGCAGCACCCCGCCCTCGGGGCCCGGTACGGTCCTGGCCAGGGCGGCGCTCAGGCGCTGGCGCAGCCGCACCGACCAGGGGGCGCCCGCACCCGGTTCGGCGAAGCCTACGGCCCCGGGCCACACAGCGGAGGCCCGAGCCGCCACCCCCCGGCGCTCCAGATAGGCGGCGTAGCTGCCCGCCCCGGGGTTTCGGAACCCCTGCACCGGGCGCAGGCGAGCCCGAAAGAACACGGCGTCGCCCTTGGCCGGAGGCGGCGCAGGGTCGCCCAGCACCTGGAGGAGCACCCGGCCCCGCTCGCCCTTCGTTCGGGCGCCGCCGGGGGCTTCCGGGGCCACCTCGACCAAGAGGCGCGGGCCGTCGGTTCCCGGCCGGGGGTCGTCGGCCACGAACCCGCGAAAGCGCATCTCCTCGGCCAGGGGCAGGGCGGGGATCGGGGCCGCGGCGCCCCGAGCGCCGGCCAGGGCCAGGGCCCCCAGGGCAAGGGCTGCGGCGGTGCGGGGCAGGGCGCCGCGAAGGGCCAGGGTTCCGAAAGCGGCGCCGGCCAGCGCCAGGACCATGCCCCAGGCGGGGTGCCGGGGAGCCAGGGTACCCCCGACCAGGCAGAGGAGGGCGAAACAGGGGAGCCATCGGTGGCCCCCTCCCTGGGGCACGGCGCGGCCGTGCACGGGCGCCCCGGGCTGGCTCAGTCCTCCCAGGGCTTGGGCGGGCGGAAGAGGTGCTTGGGAACCACCGCCTTTTCTTCCCGGCGCAGGTACTGCTCCAATTCCTGCTTGAGGTCGGTCTGGACGAAGCGCATCAAGTCCTCCAGGTGGGTCTGGAGGTCGATGATCTTTCGCCGC includes these proteins:
- a CDS encoding cytochrome c3 family protein; this translates as MRPMGGKLAAALLSITLAAPALGPATAAAGTCIAGGCHRPIVSMKFLHGPVAAEEAGTEGCVSCHTPAGPPCTASKGGKFAFKTKEDRLCLLCHERGTGTQHTRTRVNCLSCHAPHGSDQSAILMRASGK
- the hisS gene encoding histidine--tRNA ligase, encoding MNIQRLKGFRDLLPDETPLWQKIEGAARRVFGRYGFEEIRLPLLEETALFCRSIGEATDIVEKEMYTFTDTGGTSVTLRPEATASAVRAYLENGLHHSETKARLYYLGPMFRRERPQKGRLRQFHQIGAECFGWAEPGADADVLCLLWDLFAALGLSDRVRLELNSLGCPDDRRAYVQRLREHLAPRRDALCENCRRRLDTNALRVLDCKSAHCREATADVPSLAEHLCGECAGHFGQVRTLLTAQRVPFATNPRMVRGLDYYNRTTFELLSGDLGAQNAVAAGGRYDGLVQTLGGPPIPALGFALGVERLALLLGTGAAPRLKPDAYLVHRGEGALEAALLLRRELSGAGLRAEVDFEARSFKAQMRSADRCGARFALILAEDEVSGGTVTVKDLFAGTQETLPRAQAALRLPSPAPQTTEA
- a CDS encoding diguanylate cyclase, which codes for MVKPPILVVDDDVFFRTFCAEVLRREGYVVWVASSGREALELLGREEPALVLADIYMPEMTGLELLESVKASHPGVDVVIMTGYASIDTAVQALKRGARDYLRKPFAAEELAVVVESTLAQRRLYQENERLKQQLGLYELSRSFASVEDPVRVLALGLDAVCHATRSGAGVCLHSGSDLHFMALRHCRGLERAEAEAVREAFVTRGLSYLRGAQRVQVIGKSRLSRILEGAGGPTLREALLVPLRHGSGVDTVYLLFHDTPDKGFLGEDEDSARFLAAQVEITYSGSLGLQAARKLAFVDSLTDLYNGRYLDTALDRSIAEADRASTPFSLLFLDLDYFKEVNDAYGHLCGGQVLIEVSRILRNNVRDEDVVIRYGGDEFTVVLPRTGPGAAREVAERIRCAIKEHRFLGREGGTIRLTASIGIATYPDDARTREELIDQADRAMYRGKEAARDTVYAARSH
- a CDS encoding ComEC/Rec2 family competence protein, which translates into the protein MHGRAVPQGGGHRWLPCFALLCLVGGTLAPRHPAWGMVLALAGAAFGTLALRGALPRTAAALALGALALAGARGAAAPIPALPLAEEMRFRGFVADDPRPGTDGPRLLVEVAPEAPGGARTKGERGRVLLQVLGDPAPPPAKGDAVFFRARLRPVQGFRNPGAGSYAAYLERRGVAARASAVWPGAVGFAEPGAGAPWSVRLRQRLSAALARTVPGPEGGVLRALALGERGSLSPETTEAFRRSGTSHLVAISGLHLGLLALFLAPVFSAPLVRIPRLPLAHPVPPLARILTLPVLGAYAALSGFQVSTLRALAMVALLVVGTGLSRPTAVPALLASTALLLGLGDPRVLGDPGLHLSLAALAGLFWLGPRLERQFSRSPSPLDRLAPPGRAAQLLARAGGGFRSLVCTCVAAALATAPVSAYHFGGASALGLAVNPVAVPLVGFVCLPLALAGAAAEALWPGAGALAWKPAGAALRPLLSLQEALAPLAPHLTVPGLDSVFGVAGAFCLLGALGLVLSTPRPRRAVAVLLAVGTVSLALPEGVRRAQALLARDAHLWVFDVGQGQAVGLRLPGDLWLVVDGAGFPGRAFDPGASIIAPALQALGCRRLALAVSSHPHPDHLEGLPALVRWGRPREVWLPGSFEGDGRYERLLAEAAAAGARVRWIGPEGHATSLGAARIDARWFSERRENDRSLAVRVTVRDACALLPGDLEARGQERSVETGFAAPCDLLVAPHHGAANALHLPFLEAVRPTAVFVSASGRPGLPAQVFLDALDAAGVRACLTHRDGFLHARLGTRGLAVRCGD